Proteins from a single region of Ziziphus jujuba cultivar Dongzao chromosome 1, ASM3175591v1:
- the LOC107414605 gene encoding E3 ubiquitin-protein ligase COP1-like isoform X3 — protein sequence MTKTVTNPPSTSHRHSAVLFFHHFFFFFFIRTPKLKSLTTKPHLLLLLLLCHSFIGSSNALIRTQKKKKQKKKKMGEIPSTGALVPAVKPEPSPESAAVEPSLPPEPQFQTTVDEDVIMEDADKDMLCPICMQIIKDAFLTACGHSFCYMCIVTHLHNKSNCPCCSHYLTVSHMFPNFLLDKILQFLKKNSSSQMANTASPFQNLRQALEQGHDMSIKELDGLLSLLSEKKRKMEQEEAETNMQLILSFLHCLKRQKLEELNEIQSDLQYIKEDINSVERHKIELYRGKERFLVRTRILVNDPLATNSWPSSIDEHGSAIINGAHSVPVVQMGSGNSQSQKPDVMPQTKFQGLQRKDAYSGLDLQSVTPSAMVVARKRQIYSQFNELQKCYLRKRRYWNRQSHKWEERDRNTVSREGYNLGLEDFQSVLSTFTRYSRLRVLAELRHGDLFQSPNIVSSIEFDRDDELFATAGVSRRIKVFEFSSVVNEPEDVHCPIVEMPTRSKLSCLSWNKNMKNHIASSDYEGIVTVWDITTCQSVMEYEEHEKRAWSVDFSHTEPSMLVSGSDDCKVGSADHHTHYYDLRNISQPLHTFSGTSKAVSYVKFLSNYELASASTDSTLRLWDVKENLPLGTYRGHTNEKNFVGLSVNSEYIACGSETNEVYVYHKAISKPMARYKIDSSELNENEDGSGSYFISAVSWKRDSPTMLAANSQGTLKVLVLAA from the exons ATGACCAAAACCGTAACCAACCCACCGTCCACTTCACACAGACACAGCGCTGTTCTCTTTTTTcaccatttcttcttcttcttcttcattcgtACGCCAAAATTAAAATCTCTCACTACCAAACCTCATTTACTTCTCCTTCTACTTCTCTGTCATTCCTTTATTGGTTCCTCGAACGCGCTGATcaggacacaaaaaaaaaaaaaacaaaaaaaaaaaaaaatgggagagATCCCATCAACAGGTGCTCTAGTTCCTGCTGTTAAACCCGAACCTTCGCCGGAATCCGCCGCCGTCGAACCGTCATTGCCACCGGAACCGCAATTTCAGACGACGGTGGATGAGGATGTGATCATGGAGGATGCAGATAAGGACATGCTGTGCCCAATTTGCATGCAGATCATCAAGGATGCTTTCCTCACGGCTTGTGGACATAGCTTTTGTTACATGTGCATTGTCACTCACCTCCACAACAAGAGCAATTGTCCTTGTTGCTCTCACTACCTCACTGTCTCTCATATGTTCCCTAATTTCTTGCTCGACAag ATTTTGCAGTTTCTGAAGAAAAACTCGTCATCGCAAATGGCAAACACTGCATCACCATTCCAGAATCTTCGTCAAGCATTAGAACAG GGCCATGACATGTCAATTAAAGAGCTGGATGGCCTGCTGTCTCTCCTttcagagaagaaaagaaaaatggagcAAGAAGAAGCTGAGACAAACATGCAGCTCATTCTCAGCTTCTTACATTGTTTGAAAAGGCAAAAGCTTGAAGAGCTCAACGAG ATACAATCTGATCTGCAGTATATCAAAGAGGACATAAATTCTGTGGAGAGACATAAAATAGAATTATACAGGGGAAAAGAGAGATTCTTAGTGAGAACAAGAATTCTTGTTAACGATCCTCTTGCTACAAATTCATGGCCTTCTTCCATTGATGAGCATGGCAGTGCCATTATTAATGGTGCCCATTCTGTGCCAGTAGTTCAGATGGGTTCTGGCAATTCCCAGAGTCAGAAACCTGATGTAATGCCTCAAACAAAGTTCCAGGGACTCCAAAGAAAGGATGCTTACAGTGGGTTGGATTTGCAGTCTGTTACTCCATCAGCAATGGTTGTAGCAAGGAAAAGGCAAATCTATTCACAG TTCAATGAATTACAGAAGTGTTACTTACGAAAGCGACGATATTGGAACAGACAATCACATAAATGGGAGGAAAGGGATAGAAATACTGTAAGTAGGGAAGGTTATAATCTAGGTCTTGAAGATTTCCAATCTGTTCTATCTACGTTTACACGTTATAG TCGACTGAGAGTTCTTGCTGAATTGAGGCATGGTGATCTTTTTCAATCTCCTAACATTGTGTCTAG TATAGAATTTGATCGTGATGATGAATTATTTGCCACTGCTGGAGTTTCAAGGCGCATTAAGGTGTTTGAATTTTCCTCG GTGGTTAATGAACCAGAAGATGTCCACTGTCCTATTGTTGAGATGCCTACACGATCTAAACTCAGTTGCTTGAGCTGGAATAAGAACATGAAAAACCATATTGCAAGTAGTGACTATGAGGGAATAGTAACAGTTTGGGATATAACTACTTGTCAG AGTGTGATGGAATATGAGGAGCATGAAAAGCGTGCTTGGAGTGTTGATTTTTCACATACTGAACCTTCAATGCTTGTATCTGGTAGTGATGACTGCAAG GTTGGTTCTGCAGATCATCACACTCACTATTATGATTTGAGGAATATCAGCCAACCACTGCATACGTTTAGTGGGACTTCAAAAGCTGTTTCATATGTGAAATTTCTGTCTAACTATGAACTTGCTTCAGCATCGACTGACAGCACATTGCGGTTGTGGGACGTGAAGGAAAATTTACCA CTGGGCACATATAGAGGCCACACAAATGAGAAGAACTTTGTGGGTCTGAGCGTAAACAGTGAATATATAGCTTGTGGTAGTGAGACAAATGAAGTCTACGTTTATCATAAG GCTATCTCGAAACCTATGGCTCGTTACAAAATTGATTCTTCAGAATTAAATGAAAATGAGGATGGTTCAGGATCATATTTCATTAGTGCTGTTTCTTGGAAACGTGACAGCCCTACAATGTTAGCTGCAAACAGTCAAGGAACCCTTAAAGTTCTAGTACTTGCAGCATGA
- the LOC107414605 gene encoding E3 ubiquitin-protein ligase COP1-like isoform X5, with protein MTKTVTNPPSTSHRHSAVLFFHHFFFFFFIRTPKLKSLTTKPHLLLLLLLCHSFIGSSNALIRTQKKKKQKKKKMGEIPSTGALVPAVKPEPSPESAAVEPSLPPEPQFQTTVDEDVIMEDADKDMLCPICMQIIKDAFLTACGHSFCYMCIVTHLHNKSNCPCCSHYLTVSHMFPNFLLDKFLKKNSSSQMANTASPFQNLRQALEQIQSDLQYIKEDINSVERHKIELYRGKERFLVRTRILVNDPLATNSWPSSIDEHGSAIINGAHSVPVVQMGSGNSQSQKPDVMPQTKFQGLQRKDAYSGLDLQSVTPSAMVVARKRQIYSQFNELQKCYLRKRRYWNRQSHKWEERDRNTVSREGYNLGLEDFQSVLSTFTRYSRLRVLAELRHGDLFQSPNIVSSIEFDRDDELFATAGVSRRIKVFEFSSVVNEPEDVHCPIVEMPTRSKLSCLSWNKNMKNHIASSDYEGIVTVWDITTCQSVMEYEEHEKRAWSVDFSHTEPSMLVSGSDDCKVKIWCTKQEASVLTIDMKANICSVQYNPGSSIYVAVGSADHHTHYYDLRNISQPLHTFSGTSKAVSYVKFLSNYELASASTDSTLRLWDVKENLPLGTYRGHTNEKNFVGLSVNSEYIACGSETNEVYVYHKAISKPMARYKIDSSELNENEDGSGSYFISAVSWKRDSPTMLAANSQGTLKVLVLAA; from the exons ATGACCAAAACCGTAACCAACCCACCGTCCACTTCACACAGACACAGCGCTGTTCTCTTTTTTcaccatttcttcttcttcttcttcattcgtACGCCAAAATTAAAATCTCTCACTACCAAACCTCATTTACTTCTCCTTCTACTTCTCTGTCATTCCTTTATTGGTTCCTCGAACGCGCTGATcaggacacaaaaaaaaaaaaaacaaaaaaaaaaaaaaatgggagagATCCCATCAACAGGTGCTCTAGTTCCTGCTGTTAAACCCGAACCTTCGCCGGAATCCGCCGCCGTCGAACCGTCATTGCCACCGGAACCGCAATTTCAGACGACGGTGGATGAGGATGTGATCATGGAGGATGCAGATAAGGACATGCTGTGCCCAATTTGCATGCAGATCATCAAGGATGCTTTCCTCACGGCTTGTGGACATAGCTTTTGTTACATGTGCATTGTCACTCACCTCCACAACAAGAGCAATTGTCCTTGTTGCTCTCACTACCTCACTGTCTCTCATATGTTCCCTAATTTCTTGCTCGACAag TTTCTGAAGAAAAACTCGTCATCGCAAATGGCAAACACTGCATCACCATTCCAGAATCTTCGTCAAGCATTAGAACAG ATACAATCTGATCTGCAGTATATCAAAGAGGACATAAATTCTGTGGAGAGACATAAAATAGAATTATACAGGGGAAAAGAGAGATTCTTAGTGAGAACAAGAATTCTTGTTAACGATCCTCTTGCTACAAATTCATGGCCTTCTTCCATTGATGAGCATGGCAGTGCCATTATTAATGGTGCCCATTCTGTGCCAGTAGTTCAGATGGGTTCTGGCAATTCCCAGAGTCAGAAACCTGATGTAATGCCTCAAACAAAGTTCCAGGGACTCCAAAGAAAGGATGCTTACAGTGGGTTGGATTTGCAGTCTGTTACTCCATCAGCAATGGTTGTAGCAAGGAAAAGGCAAATCTATTCACAG TTCAATGAATTACAGAAGTGTTACTTACGAAAGCGACGATATTGGAACAGACAATCACATAAATGGGAGGAAAGGGATAGAAATACTGTAAGTAGGGAAGGTTATAATCTAGGTCTTGAAGATTTCCAATCTGTTCTATCTACGTTTACACGTTATAG TCGACTGAGAGTTCTTGCTGAATTGAGGCATGGTGATCTTTTTCAATCTCCTAACATTGTGTCTAG TATAGAATTTGATCGTGATGATGAATTATTTGCCACTGCTGGAGTTTCAAGGCGCATTAAGGTGTTTGAATTTTCCTCG GTGGTTAATGAACCAGAAGATGTCCACTGTCCTATTGTTGAGATGCCTACACGATCTAAACTCAGTTGCTTGAGCTGGAATAAGAACATGAAAAACCATATTGCAAGTAGTGACTATGAGGGAATAGTAACAGTTTGGGATATAACTACTTGTCAG AGTGTGATGGAATATGAGGAGCATGAAAAGCGTGCTTGGAGTGTTGATTTTTCACATACTGAACCTTCAATGCTTGTATCTGGTAGTGATGACTGCAAG GTGAAAATTTGGTGCACAAAACAAGAAGCAAGCGTTCTTACCATTGatatgaaagcaaatatttgttCTGTCCAGTATAATCCTGGATCCAGCATTTATGTGGCA GTTGGTTCTGCAGATCATCACACTCACTATTATGATTTGAGGAATATCAGCCAACCACTGCATACGTTTAGTGGGACTTCAAAAGCTGTTTCATATGTGAAATTTCTGTCTAACTATGAACTTGCTTCAGCATCGACTGACAGCACATTGCGGTTGTGGGACGTGAAGGAAAATTTACCA CTGGGCACATATAGAGGCCACACAAATGAGAAGAACTTTGTGGGTCTGAGCGTAAACAGTGAATATATAGCTTGTGGTAGTGAGACAAATGAAGTCTACGTTTATCATAAG GCTATCTCGAAACCTATGGCTCGTTACAAAATTGATTCTTCAGAATTAAATGAAAATGAGGATGGTTCAGGATCATATTTCATTAGTGCTGTTTCTTGGAAACGTGACAGCCCTACAATGTTAGCTGCAAACAGTCAAGGAACCCTTAAAGTTCTAGTACTTGCAGCATGA
- the LOC107414605 gene encoding E3 ubiquitin-protein ligase COP1-like isoform X1 has product MTKTVTNPPSTSHRHSAVLFFHHFFFFFFIRTPKLKSLTTKPHLLLLLLLCHSFIGSSNALIRTQKKKKQKKKKMGEIPSTGALVPAVKPEPSPESAAVEPSLPPEPQFQTTVDEDVIMEDADKDMLCPICMQIIKDAFLTACGHSFCYMCIVTHLHNKSNCPCCSHYLTVSHMFPNFLLDKILQFLKKNSSSQMANTASPFQNLRQALEQGHDMSIKELDGLLSLLSEKKRKMEQEEAETNMQLILSFLHCLKRQKLEELNEIQSDLQYIKEDINSVERHKIELYRGKERFLVRTRILVNDPLATNSWPSSIDEHGSAIINGAHSVPVVQMGSGNSQSQKPDVMPQTKFQGLQRKDAYSGLDLQSVTPSAMVVARKRQIYSQFNELQKCYLRKRRYWNRQSHKWEERDRNTVSREGYNLGLEDFQSVLSTFTRYSRLRVLAELRHGDLFQSPNIVSSIEFDRDDELFATAGVSRRIKVFEFSSVVNEPEDVHCPIVEMPTRSKLSCLSWNKNMKNHIASSDYEGIVTVWDITTCQSVMEYEEHEKRAWSVDFSHTEPSMLVSGSDDCKVKIWCTKQEASVLTIDMKANICSVQYNPGSSIYVAVGSADHHTHYYDLRNISQPLHTFSGTSKAVSYVKFLSNYELASASTDSTLRLWDVKENLPLGTYRGHTNEKNFVGLSVNSEYIACGSETNEVYVYHKAISKPMARYKIDSSELNENEDGSGSYFISAVSWKRDSPTMLAANSQGTLKVLVLAA; this is encoded by the exons ATGACCAAAACCGTAACCAACCCACCGTCCACTTCACACAGACACAGCGCTGTTCTCTTTTTTcaccatttcttcttcttcttcttcattcgtACGCCAAAATTAAAATCTCTCACTACCAAACCTCATTTACTTCTCCTTCTACTTCTCTGTCATTCCTTTATTGGTTCCTCGAACGCGCTGATcaggacacaaaaaaaaaaaaaacaaaaaaaaaaaaaaatgggagagATCCCATCAACAGGTGCTCTAGTTCCTGCTGTTAAACCCGAACCTTCGCCGGAATCCGCCGCCGTCGAACCGTCATTGCCACCGGAACCGCAATTTCAGACGACGGTGGATGAGGATGTGATCATGGAGGATGCAGATAAGGACATGCTGTGCCCAATTTGCATGCAGATCATCAAGGATGCTTTCCTCACGGCTTGTGGACATAGCTTTTGTTACATGTGCATTGTCACTCACCTCCACAACAAGAGCAATTGTCCTTGTTGCTCTCACTACCTCACTGTCTCTCATATGTTCCCTAATTTCTTGCTCGACAag ATTTTGCAGTTTCTGAAGAAAAACTCGTCATCGCAAATGGCAAACACTGCATCACCATTCCAGAATCTTCGTCAAGCATTAGAACAG GGCCATGACATGTCAATTAAAGAGCTGGATGGCCTGCTGTCTCTCCTttcagagaagaaaagaaaaatggagcAAGAAGAAGCTGAGACAAACATGCAGCTCATTCTCAGCTTCTTACATTGTTTGAAAAGGCAAAAGCTTGAAGAGCTCAACGAG ATACAATCTGATCTGCAGTATATCAAAGAGGACATAAATTCTGTGGAGAGACATAAAATAGAATTATACAGGGGAAAAGAGAGATTCTTAGTGAGAACAAGAATTCTTGTTAACGATCCTCTTGCTACAAATTCATGGCCTTCTTCCATTGATGAGCATGGCAGTGCCATTATTAATGGTGCCCATTCTGTGCCAGTAGTTCAGATGGGTTCTGGCAATTCCCAGAGTCAGAAACCTGATGTAATGCCTCAAACAAAGTTCCAGGGACTCCAAAGAAAGGATGCTTACAGTGGGTTGGATTTGCAGTCTGTTACTCCATCAGCAATGGTTGTAGCAAGGAAAAGGCAAATCTATTCACAG TTCAATGAATTACAGAAGTGTTACTTACGAAAGCGACGATATTGGAACAGACAATCACATAAATGGGAGGAAAGGGATAGAAATACTGTAAGTAGGGAAGGTTATAATCTAGGTCTTGAAGATTTCCAATCTGTTCTATCTACGTTTACACGTTATAG TCGACTGAGAGTTCTTGCTGAATTGAGGCATGGTGATCTTTTTCAATCTCCTAACATTGTGTCTAG TATAGAATTTGATCGTGATGATGAATTATTTGCCACTGCTGGAGTTTCAAGGCGCATTAAGGTGTTTGAATTTTCCTCG GTGGTTAATGAACCAGAAGATGTCCACTGTCCTATTGTTGAGATGCCTACACGATCTAAACTCAGTTGCTTGAGCTGGAATAAGAACATGAAAAACCATATTGCAAGTAGTGACTATGAGGGAATAGTAACAGTTTGGGATATAACTACTTGTCAG AGTGTGATGGAATATGAGGAGCATGAAAAGCGTGCTTGGAGTGTTGATTTTTCACATACTGAACCTTCAATGCTTGTATCTGGTAGTGATGACTGCAAG GTGAAAATTTGGTGCACAAAACAAGAAGCAAGCGTTCTTACCATTGatatgaaagcaaatatttgttCTGTCCAGTATAATCCTGGATCCAGCATTTATGTGGCA GTTGGTTCTGCAGATCATCACACTCACTATTATGATTTGAGGAATATCAGCCAACCACTGCATACGTTTAGTGGGACTTCAAAAGCTGTTTCATATGTGAAATTTCTGTCTAACTATGAACTTGCTTCAGCATCGACTGACAGCACATTGCGGTTGTGGGACGTGAAGGAAAATTTACCA CTGGGCACATATAGAGGCCACACAAATGAGAAGAACTTTGTGGGTCTGAGCGTAAACAGTGAATATATAGCTTGTGGTAGTGAGACAAATGAAGTCTACGTTTATCATAAG GCTATCTCGAAACCTATGGCTCGTTACAAAATTGATTCTTCAGAATTAAATGAAAATGAGGATGGTTCAGGATCATATTTCATTAGTGCTGTTTCTTGGAAACGTGACAGCCCTACAATGTTAGCTGCAAACAGTCAAGGAACCCTTAAAGTTCTAGTACTTGCAGCATGA
- the LOC107414605 gene encoding E3 ubiquitin-protein ligase COP1-like isoform X2: MTKTVTNPPSTSHRHSAVLFFHHFFFFFFIRTPKLKSLTTKPHLLLLLLLCHSFIGSSNALIRTQKKKKQKKKKMGEIPSTGALVPAVKPEPSPESAAVEPSLPPEPQFQTTVDEDVIMEDADKDMLCPICMQIIKDAFLTACGHSFCYMCIVTHLHNKSNCPCCSHYLTVSHMFPNFLLDKFLKKNSSSQMANTASPFQNLRQALEQGHDMSIKELDGLLSLLSEKKRKMEQEEAETNMQLILSFLHCLKRQKLEELNEIQSDLQYIKEDINSVERHKIELYRGKERFLVRTRILVNDPLATNSWPSSIDEHGSAIINGAHSVPVVQMGSGNSQSQKPDVMPQTKFQGLQRKDAYSGLDLQSVTPSAMVVARKRQIYSQFNELQKCYLRKRRYWNRQSHKWEERDRNTVSREGYNLGLEDFQSVLSTFTRYSRLRVLAELRHGDLFQSPNIVSSIEFDRDDELFATAGVSRRIKVFEFSSVVNEPEDVHCPIVEMPTRSKLSCLSWNKNMKNHIASSDYEGIVTVWDITTCQSVMEYEEHEKRAWSVDFSHTEPSMLVSGSDDCKVKIWCTKQEASVLTIDMKANICSVQYNPGSSIYVAVGSADHHTHYYDLRNISQPLHTFSGTSKAVSYVKFLSNYELASASTDSTLRLWDVKENLPLGTYRGHTNEKNFVGLSVNSEYIACGSETNEVYVYHKAISKPMARYKIDSSELNENEDGSGSYFISAVSWKRDSPTMLAANSQGTLKVLVLAA; the protein is encoded by the exons ATGACCAAAACCGTAACCAACCCACCGTCCACTTCACACAGACACAGCGCTGTTCTCTTTTTTcaccatttcttcttcttcttcttcattcgtACGCCAAAATTAAAATCTCTCACTACCAAACCTCATTTACTTCTCCTTCTACTTCTCTGTCATTCCTTTATTGGTTCCTCGAACGCGCTGATcaggacacaaaaaaaaaaaaaacaaaaaaaaaaaaaaatgggagagATCCCATCAACAGGTGCTCTAGTTCCTGCTGTTAAACCCGAACCTTCGCCGGAATCCGCCGCCGTCGAACCGTCATTGCCACCGGAACCGCAATTTCAGACGACGGTGGATGAGGATGTGATCATGGAGGATGCAGATAAGGACATGCTGTGCCCAATTTGCATGCAGATCATCAAGGATGCTTTCCTCACGGCTTGTGGACATAGCTTTTGTTACATGTGCATTGTCACTCACCTCCACAACAAGAGCAATTGTCCTTGTTGCTCTCACTACCTCACTGTCTCTCATATGTTCCCTAATTTCTTGCTCGACAag TTTCTGAAGAAAAACTCGTCATCGCAAATGGCAAACACTGCATCACCATTCCAGAATCTTCGTCAAGCATTAGAACAG GGCCATGACATGTCAATTAAAGAGCTGGATGGCCTGCTGTCTCTCCTttcagagaagaaaagaaaaatggagcAAGAAGAAGCTGAGACAAACATGCAGCTCATTCTCAGCTTCTTACATTGTTTGAAAAGGCAAAAGCTTGAAGAGCTCAACGAG ATACAATCTGATCTGCAGTATATCAAAGAGGACATAAATTCTGTGGAGAGACATAAAATAGAATTATACAGGGGAAAAGAGAGATTCTTAGTGAGAACAAGAATTCTTGTTAACGATCCTCTTGCTACAAATTCATGGCCTTCTTCCATTGATGAGCATGGCAGTGCCATTATTAATGGTGCCCATTCTGTGCCAGTAGTTCAGATGGGTTCTGGCAATTCCCAGAGTCAGAAACCTGATGTAATGCCTCAAACAAAGTTCCAGGGACTCCAAAGAAAGGATGCTTACAGTGGGTTGGATTTGCAGTCTGTTACTCCATCAGCAATGGTTGTAGCAAGGAAAAGGCAAATCTATTCACAG TTCAATGAATTACAGAAGTGTTACTTACGAAAGCGACGATATTGGAACAGACAATCACATAAATGGGAGGAAAGGGATAGAAATACTGTAAGTAGGGAAGGTTATAATCTAGGTCTTGAAGATTTCCAATCTGTTCTATCTACGTTTACACGTTATAG TCGACTGAGAGTTCTTGCTGAATTGAGGCATGGTGATCTTTTTCAATCTCCTAACATTGTGTCTAG TATAGAATTTGATCGTGATGATGAATTATTTGCCACTGCTGGAGTTTCAAGGCGCATTAAGGTGTTTGAATTTTCCTCG GTGGTTAATGAACCAGAAGATGTCCACTGTCCTATTGTTGAGATGCCTACACGATCTAAACTCAGTTGCTTGAGCTGGAATAAGAACATGAAAAACCATATTGCAAGTAGTGACTATGAGGGAATAGTAACAGTTTGGGATATAACTACTTGTCAG AGTGTGATGGAATATGAGGAGCATGAAAAGCGTGCTTGGAGTGTTGATTTTTCACATACTGAACCTTCAATGCTTGTATCTGGTAGTGATGACTGCAAG GTGAAAATTTGGTGCACAAAACAAGAAGCAAGCGTTCTTACCATTGatatgaaagcaaatatttgttCTGTCCAGTATAATCCTGGATCCAGCATTTATGTGGCA GTTGGTTCTGCAGATCATCACACTCACTATTATGATTTGAGGAATATCAGCCAACCACTGCATACGTTTAGTGGGACTTCAAAAGCTGTTTCATATGTGAAATTTCTGTCTAACTATGAACTTGCTTCAGCATCGACTGACAGCACATTGCGGTTGTGGGACGTGAAGGAAAATTTACCA CTGGGCACATATAGAGGCCACACAAATGAGAAGAACTTTGTGGGTCTGAGCGTAAACAGTGAATATATAGCTTGTGGTAGTGAGACAAATGAAGTCTACGTTTATCATAAG GCTATCTCGAAACCTATGGCTCGTTACAAAATTGATTCTTCAGAATTAAATGAAAATGAGGATGGTTCAGGATCATATTTCATTAGTGCTGTTTCTTGGAAACGTGACAGCCCTACAATGTTAGCTGCAAACAGTCAAGGAACCCTTAAAGTTCTAGTACTTGCAGCATGA
- the LOC107414605 gene encoding E3 ubiquitin-protein ligase COP1-like isoform X6, protein MANTASPFQNLRQALEQGHDMSIKELDGLLSLLSEKKRKMEQEEAETNMQLILSFLHCLKRQKLEELNEIQSDLQYIKEDINSVERHKIELYRGKERFLVRTRILVNDPLATNSWPSSIDEHGSAIINGAHSVPVVQMGSGNSQSQKPDVMPQTKFQGLQRKDAYSGLDLQSVTPSAMVVARKRQIYSQFNELQKCYLRKRRYWNRQSHKWEERDRNTVSREGYNLGLEDFQSVLSTFTRYSRLRVLAELRHGDLFQSPNIVSSIEFDRDDELFATAGVSRRIKVFEFSSVVNEPEDVHCPIVEMPTRSKLSCLSWNKNMKNHIASSDYEGIVTVWDITTCQSVMEYEEHEKRAWSVDFSHTEPSMLVSGSDDCKVKIWCTKQEASVLTIDMKANICSVQYNPGSSIYVAVGSADHHTHYYDLRNISQPLHTFSGTSKAVSYVKFLSNYELASASTDSTLRLWDVKENLPLGTYRGHTNEKNFVGLSVNSEYIACGSETNEVYVYHKAISKPMARYKIDSSELNENEDGSGSYFISAVSWKRDSPTMLAANSQGTLKVLVLAA, encoded by the exons ATGGCAAACACTGCATCACCATTCCAGAATCTTCGTCAAGCATTAGAACAG GGCCATGACATGTCAATTAAAGAGCTGGATGGCCTGCTGTCTCTCCTttcagagaagaaaagaaaaatggagcAAGAAGAAGCTGAGACAAACATGCAGCTCATTCTCAGCTTCTTACATTGTTTGAAAAGGCAAAAGCTTGAAGAGCTCAACGAG ATACAATCTGATCTGCAGTATATCAAAGAGGACATAAATTCTGTGGAGAGACATAAAATAGAATTATACAGGGGAAAAGAGAGATTCTTAGTGAGAACAAGAATTCTTGTTAACGATCCTCTTGCTACAAATTCATGGCCTTCTTCCATTGATGAGCATGGCAGTGCCATTATTAATGGTGCCCATTCTGTGCCAGTAGTTCAGATGGGTTCTGGCAATTCCCAGAGTCAGAAACCTGATGTAATGCCTCAAACAAAGTTCCAGGGACTCCAAAGAAAGGATGCTTACAGTGGGTTGGATTTGCAGTCTGTTACTCCATCAGCAATGGTTGTAGCAAGGAAAAGGCAAATCTATTCACAG TTCAATGAATTACAGAAGTGTTACTTACGAAAGCGACGATATTGGAACAGACAATCACATAAATGGGAGGAAAGGGATAGAAATACTGTAAGTAGGGAAGGTTATAATCTAGGTCTTGAAGATTTCCAATCTGTTCTATCTACGTTTACACGTTATAG TCGACTGAGAGTTCTTGCTGAATTGAGGCATGGTGATCTTTTTCAATCTCCTAACATTGTGTCTAG TATAGAATTTGATCGTGATGATGAATTATTTGCCACTGCTGGAGTTTCAAGGCGCATTAAGGTGTTTGAATTTTCCTCG GTGGTTAATGAACCAGAAGATGTCCACTGTCCTATTGTTGAGATGCCTACACGATCTAAACTCAGTTGCTTGAGCTGGAATAAGAACATGAAAAACCATATTGCAAGTAGTGACTATGAGGGAATAGTAACAGTTTGGGATATAACTACTTGTCAG AGTGTGATGGAATATGAGGAGCATGAAAAGCGTGCTTGGAGTGTTGATTTTTCACATACTGAACCTTCAATGCTTGTATCTGGTAGTGATGACTGCAAG GTGAAAATTTGGTGCACAAAACAAGAAGCAAGCGTTCTTACCATTGatatgaaagcaaatatttgttCTGTCCAGTATAATCCTGGATCCAGCATTTATGTGGCA GTTGGTTCTGCAGATCATCACACTCACTATTATGATTTGAGGAATATCAGCCAACCACTGCATACGTTTAGTGGGACTTCAAAAGCTGTTTCATATGTGAAATTTCTGTCTAACTATGAACTTGCTTCAGCATCGACTGACAGCACATTGCGGTTGTGGGACGTGAAGGAAAATTTACCA CTGGGCACATATAGAGGCCACACAAATGAGAAGAACTTTGTGGGTCTGAGCGTAAACAGTGAATATATAGCTTGTGGTAGTGAGACAAATGAAGTCTACGTTTATCATAAG GCTATCTCGAAACCTATGGCTCGTTACAAAATTGATTCTTCAGAATTAAATGAAAATGAGGATGGTTCAGGATCATATTTCATTAGTGCTGTTTCTTGGAAACGTGACAGCCCTACAATGTTAGCTGCAAACAGTCAAGGAACCCTTAAAGTTCTAGTACTTGCAGCATGA